The following proteins are encoded in a genomic region of Glycine soja cultivar W05 chromosome 17, ASM419377v2, whole genome shotgun sequence:
- the LOC114394007 gene encoding probable LRR receptor-like serine/threonine-protein kinase At2g24230 isoform X2, whose protein sequence is MGLGVFGSVLVLALLFKHLASQQPNTDEFFVSEFLKKMMGLASSQGYNFSASVCSWKGVSCDANREHVVDLVFSGMDLSGTIPDNTIGKLGKLQSLDLSHNKITDLPSDFWSLSTVKSLNLSSNQISGSLTNNIGNFGLLESIDLSSNNFSEEIPEAVSSLLSLRVLKLDQNRFAHNIPSGILKCQSLVSIDVSSNQLNGTLPEGFGAAFPKLRVLNLSGNNMYGHISDISGLKSIVNLNISGNSFQGSIVDLFQGRLEVLDLSRNQFQGHIPQVVEVSTSKTGKHGHAKCHFVAIDIFNGKKLEDIVPSSHNCDVPHVNRTDYQLIDISEDGFVSLLTDNGNTKDDLKLPTDEALLSQIKDGFAEGKDLVVSVMSAMGEEQICSLKDIGPKN, encoded by the exons ATGGGGTTGGGAGTGTTTGGTTCTGTTCTGGTTTTGGCACTCTTATTCAAGCATTTGGCATCTCAGCAGCCAAATACTGATGAGTTCTTTGTGTCTGAGttcttgaagaagatgatggGTTTAGCATCTTCCCAAGGCTACAACTTCTCTGCTTCTGTCTGTTCATGGAAAGGGGTTTCTTGTGATGCCAATAGAGAACATGTTGTTGACTTAGTCTTTTCTGGTATGGACCTCTCTGGCACTATACCTGATAACACCATAGGCAAGCTGGGAAAACTGCAATCTTTGGATCTTAGCCACAACAAAATCACTGACTTGCCTTCAGATTTTTGGAGTTTGAGCACTGTGAAGAGCCTTAACCTCTCCTCCAATCAGATTTCTGGCTCATTGACTAACAACATTGGCAACTTTGGTTTGCTAGAAAGCATTGACTTGTCCAGCAACAATTTCTCAGAGGAAATTCCTGAAGCTGTTAGCTCATTGCTGAGTCTAAGAGTCCTAAAACTTGACCAAAACAGGTTTGCACACAACATACCTTCTGGGATTCTCAAGTGCCAGTCTCTTGTTTCAATTGATGTTTCTTCAAATCAGCTGAATGGAACACTTCCAGAAGGTTTTGGTGCTGCTTTTCCTAAGCTTAGGGTCTTGAACCTTTCTGGGAATAATATGTATGGTCATATTTCAGATATTTCTGGGTTGAAGTCCATTGTGAATCTCAACATATCAGGGAATTCGTTTCAGGGTTCTATTGTGGATTTGTTTCAGGGAAGGTTGGAGGTTCTGGACCTTAGCAGAAACCAATTTCAAGGTCACATTCCACAG GTCGTAGAGGTTTCTACATCAAAGACAGGCAAGCATGGACATGCAAAGTGCCACTTTGTtgcaattgatatttttaatggGAAAAAGCTTGAAGATATTGTTCCATCATCACACAACTGTGAT GTTCCACATGTGAATCGCACTGACTATCAGCTTATTGATATCTCTGAAGACGGCTTT GTGAGTCTGTTGACTGATAATGGAAATACCAAGGATGATCTGAAGCTTCCCACGGATGAGGCGTTGCTTTCTCAG ATTAAAGATGGATTTGCTGAAGGAAAAGATCTTGTGGTTTCTGTCATGTCTGCAATGGGAGAAGAACAGATCTGTTCGCTGAAGGACATcggtccaaaaaattaa
- the LOC114394007 gene encoding probable LRR receptor-like serine/threonine-protein kinase At2g24230 isoform X1 produces MGLGVFGSVLVLALLFKHLASQQPNTDEFFVSEFLKKMMGLASSQGYNFSASVCSWKGVSCDANREHVVDLVFSGMDLSGTIPDNTIGKLGKLQSLDLSHNKITDLPSDFWSLSTVKSLNLSSNQISGSLTNNIGNFGLLESIDLSSNNFSEEIPEAVSSLLSLRVLKLDQNRFAHNIPSGILKCQSLVSIDVSSNQLNGTLPEGFGAAFPKLRVLNLSGNNMYGHISDISGLKSIVNLNISGNSFQGSIVDLFQGRLEVLDLSRNQFQGHIPQVLYNFSSYNWSHLVYLDLSENKLSGDFFQNLNESLNLKHINLAHNRFARQKFPQIEMLLKLEYLNLSKTSLGGEIPHEISQMSNLSALDLSMNHLSGRIPLLRNEHLQVLDLSNNNLTGVVPPSVLEKLPLMEKYNFSYNNLSLCASEIKPEILQTAFFGSLNSCPIAANPRLFKRDTGNKGMKLALALTFSMIFVLAGLLFLAFGCRRKTKMWEFKQTSYKEEQNISGPFSFQTDSTTWVADVKQATSVPVVIFEKPLLNITFADLLAATSNFDRGTLLAEGKFGPVYRGFLPGGIHVAVKVLVAGSTLTDEEAARELEFLGRIKHPNLVPLTGYCVAGDQRIAIYDYMENGNLQNLLYDLPLGVQSTDDWSTDTWEEADNNGIQNAGSEGLLTSWRFRHRIALGTARALAFLHHGCSPPIIHRAVKASSVYLDYDLEPRLSDFGLAKIFGSGLDDQIARGSPGYVPPEFTQPELDTPTPKSDVYCFGVVLFELVTGKKPIEDDYPDDKEETLVSWVRGLVRKNQASRAIDPKIRDTGPDEQIEEALKIGYLCTADLPFKRPSMQQIVGLLKDIEPTG; encoded by the coding sequence ATGGGGTTGGGAGTGTTTGGTTCTGTTCTGGTTTTGGCACTCTTATTCAAGCATTTGGCATCTCAGCAGCCAAATACTGATGAGTTCTTTGTGTCTGAGttcttgaagaagatgatggGTTTAGCATCTTCCCAAGGCTACAACTTCTCTGCTTCTGTCTGTTCATGGAAAGGGGTTTCTTGTGATGCCAATAGAGAACATGTTGTTGACTTAGTCTTTTCTGGTATGGACCTCTCTGGCACTATACCTGATAACACCATAGGCAAGCTGGGAAAACTGCAATCTTTGGATCTTAGCCACAACAAAATCACTGACTTGCCTTCAGATTTTTGGAGTTTGAGCACTGTGAAGAGCCTTAACCTCTCCTCCAATCAGATTTCTGGCTCATTGACTAACAACATTGGCAACTTTGGTTTGCTAGAAAGCATTGACTTGTCCAGCAACAATTTCTCAGAGGAAATTCCTGAAGCTGTTAGCTCATTGCTGAGTCTAAGAGTCCTAAAACTTGACCAAAACAGGTTTGCACACAACATACCTTCTGGGATTCTCAAGTGCCAGTCTCTTGTTTCAATTGATGTTTCTTCAAATCAGCTGAATGGAACACTTCCAGAAGGTTTTGGTGCTGCTTTTCCTAAGCTTAGGGTCTTGAACCTTTCTGGGAATAATATGTATGGTCATATTTCAGATATTTCTGGGTTGAAGTCCATTGTGAATCTCAACATATCAGGGAATTCGTTTCAGGGTTCTATTGTGGATTTGTTTCAGGGAAGGTTGGAGGTTCTGGACCTTAGCAGAAACCAATTTCAAGGTCACATTCCACAGGTACTATACAACTTTAGTAGTTACAATTGGTCTCATTTAGTTTACCTGGATTTGTCAGAGAATAAGCTTAGTGgggatttttttcaaaatttgaatgagTCCTTGAATTTAAAACACATTAATCTTGCACACAATAGATTTGCCAGACAGAAATTCCCACAAATTGAAATGCTCCTGAAATTGGAATATCTGAACTTGTCCAAAACTAGCCTTGGTGGTGAAATTCCTCATGAAATCTCACAAATGAGTAATTTGAGTGCACTTGATCTTTCTATGAATCATCTTAGTGGGAGAATTCCCTTACTGAGGAATGAACACCTCCAAGTCCTTGACCTTTCAAACAACAATTTGACTGGAGTTGTCCCTCCATCTGTCTTGGAGAAACTCCCATTGATGGAGAAGTATAACTTCTCTTATAATAACCTATCCCTTTGTGCTTCTGAAATCAAACCTGAGATCCTGCAAACAGCATTCTTTGGATCATTGAACAGTTGTCCAATTGCTGCAAACCCACGACTCTTCAAAAGAGACACTGGAAACAAGGGAATGAAGCTAGCTCTGGCACTGACCTTCTCAATGATCTTTGTGCTTGCTGGCCTTTTGTTTCTAGCATTTGGATGCAGAAGGAAAACCAAAATGTGGGAATTCAAGCAAACTTCATACAAAGAGGAACAAAACATTTCTGGTCCTTTTTCATTCCAGACTGATTCAACAACTTGGGTGGCTGATGTTAAGCAAGCAACATCAGTCCCAGTAGTAATCTTTGAGAAGCCTTTGTTGAATATCACATTTGCAGACCTCTTGGCTGCAACTTCAAATTTTGATAGAGGCACCCTTTTGGCTGAAGGAAAATTTGGCCCAGTCTATAGAGGCTTTTTGCCTGGTGGCATTCATGTGGCAGTTAAGGTTTTGGTTGCTGGTTCTACATTGACAGATGAAGAGGCTGCAAGAGAGCTAGAATTTCTTGGTAGAATCAAGCACCCCAATCTTGTTCCTTTAACTGGATATTGTGTAGCTGGGGATCAGAGAATTGCCATATATGATTACATGGAGAATGGTAACTTGCAAAACCTGCTTTATGACTTGCCACTTGGGGTACAAAGCACAGATGACTGGAGCACAGACACATGGGAAGAAGCTGACAACAATGGCATTCAAAATGCTGGCTCTGAAGGGCTTCTCACATCTTGGAGATTTCGCCACAGAATCGCCCTTGGCACGGCTCGAGCATTGGCATTTTTGCATCATGGTTGCTCACCTCCAATAATCCACAGAGCTGTTAAGGCCAGTAGTGTGTATTTGGACTATGACTTGGAGCCAAGGTTGTCTGATTTTGGGTTGGCCAAGATTTTCGGAAGTGGCTTGGATGATCAAATCGCGCGTGGCTCGCCTGGTTATGTTCCACCAGAGTTTACTCAACCAGAATTGGACACTCCAACACCAAAATCTGATGTGTACTGTTTTGGGGTGGTGCTCTTTGAGCTAGTGACTGGAAAGAAGCCAATTGAAGATGATTACCCTGATGATAAAGAAGAAACTTTGGTGAGTTGGGTGAGAGGACTTGTAAGAAAGAACCAAGCTTCAAGAGCTATCGATCCGAAAATTCGCGACACTGGACCAGATGAACAAATAGAAGAGGCTCTTAAGATAGGTTATCTTTGCACTGCTGACCTTCCCTTCAAACGACCAAGCATGCAACAGATAGTTGGACTTCTAAAGGATATTGAACCTACTGGCTAG